The following proteins are encoded in a genomic region of Coffea eugenioides isolate CCC68of chromosome 6, Ceug_1.0, whole genome shotgun sequence:
- the LOC113775403 gene encoding uncharacterized protein LOC113775403, with translation MESRRGGGQKGDKYSSPEAPRRRSFSKKPPRGSWQPTVPSWEKTFCKVVGSLDWEKILYMKKFVYLYENVVKWDDSAGEEAFHNAKKRFLANMRGLPCDVTLPDPDLYIDEVDWDSKIDTELLSELEYRSVVPDMAENHEPVVIFGDSLLDNQGFSASGWGECEADFKKATNSSSHNHDSPGERSVCKSKVSAKENGWEDSGNNACVPDAGSGFMGDTGWGDGWDNSWSWDNPNDKKLDCNYLKGPENGGAGDTWDGSYGKKVNAGRFMSRYKTTRFHGNEQHGSYTWRNGNGRKERGAFVYNSSNAERWMNSCGPLSYHAAGNAGQAWNLEKPVS, from the exons ATGGAGAGTAGAAGAGGAGGAGGACAAAAGGGTGATAAGTATTCTAGTCCCGAGGCTCCAAGAAGGAGATCATTCAGCAAAAAGCCACCTAGAG GTAGTTGGCAGCCTACAGTGCCGTCATGGGAGAAAACATTCTGCAAAGTGGTTGGTTCACTGGATTGGGAAAAAATACTGTACATGAAGAAGTTTGTGTACCTGTATGAGAATGTGGTGAAGTGGGATGACTCTGCAGGTGAAGAAGCATTTCACAATGCGAAAAAACGGTTCTTGGCCAACATGCGTGGCCTTCCTTGTGATGTAACATTGCCTGATCCAGATCTTTACATCGATGAAGTTGATTGGGATTCAAAAATTGATACTGAGCTGCTATCAGAGCTTGAATATAGATCTGTGGTTCCTGATATGGCTGAAAACCACGAACCAGTGGTAATATTTGGTGATAGTCTTCTCGACAACCAAGGTTTCTCGGCTTCTGGTTGGGGTGAATGTGAAGCGGATTTCAAAAAAGCTACCAATTCATCTTCCCATAATCATGATAGCCCAGGGGAGCGAAGTGTTTGCAAGAGCAAAGTATCCGCAAAAGAGAATGGCTGGGAAGATTCAGGGAATAATGCGTGTGTACCAGATGCTGGTAGTGGATTCATGGGAGATACTGGATGGGGAGATGGTTGGGACAATTCCTGGTCCTGGGATAATCCTAATGATAAAAAACTGGACTGTAACTATCTGAAAGGTCCTGAGAATGGTGGAGCTGGGGACACTTGGGATGGAAGCTATGGCAAGAAGGTTAATGCTGGTAGATTCATGTCAAGGTACAAGACTACAAGGTTCCATGGCAACGAGCAACACGGTAGTTACACATGGAGGAATGGTAATGGCCGCAAGGAGAGGGGAGCTTTTGTTTATAACAGCTCAAATGCAGAACGCTGGATGAACTCATGCGGGCCTTTGAGTTACCATGCTGCTGGCAATGCTGGACAGGCATGGAATTTGGAAAAGCCAGTTTCTTGA
- the LOC113773723 gene encoding cytochrome P450 71D7-like yields the protein MELPSNFIACFLFLAFISALIKRRKRPKAAQKLPPSPWKLPLVGHMHHLLGSPPHRALAKLAQKHGPLMHLQLGEISSVVVSSPRLAREIMKTHDLAFADRSELLATKIVCYNNTNIAGSPYGAYWRQMRKICNMELLGAEKVRSFGSIRQDEALHLISSISAAAKAGVPINLTRKLSTYTSSMVFRAAFGKACRHHKDTFLQVLKEALPLVSSFGVSDLFPSYKILHSFSWVMDKFAKVHQKIDVIFDNIIAEHVENLARTNKGMGESGDEDLIDVLLRIKDSYDLQVPITNNNIKAVLIDIFSAGTETASSTVEWAMAEMIRNPHALAKAQSEIRKAFMGKATITEETDLQELKYLKMVIKETLRMHPTGAILVPRECREECEIDGYLIPVKTRVVVNAWALGRDPEYWDDPESFRPERFENKFVDFAGTHFEYLPFGAGRRICPGISFGLANIELPLALLLYHFDWKLPDGFNSNDLDMSENGGLAASRKHSLCLLASLHGPALDMACQTPTRD from the exons ATGGAACTTCCCtccaacttcattgcttgttttcttttcctggCTTTTATCTCAGCTTTGATCAAGAGACGCAAGAGACCAAAAGCAGCCCAGAAGCTGCCACCATCTCCATGGAAGCTACCTTTAGTGGGACATATGCATCATTTGTTAGGTTCCCCACCCCATCGTGCCCTTGCAAAATTAGCTCAGAAACATGGACCTCTGATGCACCTTCAGTTGGGAGAGATTTCTTCAGTCGTGGTGTCATCTCCACGTTTAGCTAGAGAGATTATGAAAACTCATGATCTTGCCTTTGCAGATAGGTCGGAGCTTCTGGCAACAAAGATTGTTTGCTACAACAATACAAACATTGCTGGCTCCCCATACGGTGCATATTGGAGACAAATGCGGAAAATATGCAACATGGAACTCCTTGGTGCTGAAAAAGTTCGATCGTTTGGCTCAATCCGCCAAGATGAGGCTTTGCATCTCATTTCATCTATCAGCGCTGCAGCTAAAGCTGGAGTCCCAATCAATTTAACAAGAAAACTGTCCACATACACGAGCTCCATGGTTTTCAGAGCAGCATTTGGGAAAGCATGCAGACACCACAAGGACACATTCTTGCAGGTACTGAAGGAAGCACTACCCCTAGTAAGTTCCTTTGGTGTTTCTGATCTTTTCCCGTCATACAAGATTCTTCATTCCTTTAGTTGGGTGATGGATAAATTCGCCAAGGTGCACCAAAAGATTGATGTAATCTTCGACAACATAATTGCTGAGCATGTTGAGAACCTAGCGAGAACAAATAAGGGCATGGGAGAGTCCGGGGATGAAGATCTAATTGATGTTCTACTCAGAATAAAAGATAGTTATGACCTTCAAGTTCCAATTACCAACAATAACATCAAAGCTGTTTTGATT GATATATTCTCAGCGGGAACTGAAACTGCATCCTCAACAGTGGAATGGGCTATGGCTGAGATGATCAGAAATCCACATGCGTTGGCTAAGGCTCAGAGTGAAATAAGGAAAGCCTTTATGGGAAAGGCAACGATAACTGAAGAAACGGATCTTCAGGAATTGAAATATCTAAAGATGGTCATCAAAGAAACTTTAAGAATGCACCCTACTGGAGCAATTTTAGTTCCTAGAGAGTGTAGGGAAGAATGTGAAATAGATGGATACCTCATCCCAGTCAAAACAAGAGTCGTAGTTAATGCTTGGGCACTGGGAAGGGACCCTGAGTATTGGGATGATCCAGAGAGTTTTAGACCTGAGAGATTTGAAAACAAGTTTGTTGATTTTGCTGGAACTCATTTCGAGTATCTCCCGTTTGGTGCAGGAAGGAGGATTTGCCCAGGAATCTCATTTGGTTTAGCCAATATTGAGCTTCCATTAGCTCTTTTGCtttaccattttgactggaaACTGCCGGATGGATTTAACTCCAATGATTTAGACATGAGCGAGAATGGGGGATTAGCTGCCTCAAGAAAACACAGCCTTTGCTTGCTGGCCTCCTTGCATGGTCCTGCCCTTGATATGGCGTGCCAAACTCCAACAAGAGATTGA